The proteins below come from a single Deinococcus radiopugnans ATCC 19172 genomic window:
- a CDS encoding XRE family transcriptional regulator, translating into MNGKRVAELKGKALAQVRAHRLAEVRGATGLNQEERSRRLGSSQSRVSRIERGDLDKTELATLRAFVQALGGDIEVTVKLGQERFLIG; encoded by the coding sequence GTGAACGGGAAGCGCGTGGCAGAGCTGAAGGGTAAGGCGCTGGCCCAGGTGCGCGCCCATCGGCTGGCCGAGGTCCGCGGCGCCACCGGCCTGAATCAGGAGGAACGGTCACGGCGGCTGGGCAGCTCTCAGTCACGGGTCTCACGCATCGAGCGCGGTGACCTGGACAAGACCGAGCTGGCCACCCTGCGCGCCTTTGTGCAGGCGCTGGGCGGCGACATCGAGGTCACCGTCAAGCTGGGGCAGGAACGCTTCCTGATCGGCTGA
- a CDS encoding tyrosine-type recombinase/integrase, whose product MTLAPTRSALALSDLSDQALRVRAVEAAATYDTEMLCLVLLAYMRSGSRQGARTSPRTLTAYQVAARDYVPWAQAGGVSLLRPGHRDGGRYLAHLQERPSAGRGRRGPLAPATIAQYVAGARALHRALTWAGASDASPFLTTSAPADRTPAIERRPPYRDELELLLGACEPRLAALLLLCAHGGLRAGEALAVRISDLEGGRLVVRGKGGKLRRVPLSRRTREALAGLVPVDTDGRLFSWTYAQAAYRMRQATRAAGWPGSWRGFHAARKYGGTRLYGRVKDFTRVSLFLGHASVDTTRRYVAVDPDDVAAEVEDF is encoded by the coding sequence ATGACCCTGGCGCCCACCCGCTCCGCGCTGGCGCTGAGCGACCTGAGCGATCAGGCGCTGCGTGTCCGGGCCGTGGAGGCCGCGGCCACCTACGACACTGAGATGCTGTGCCTGGTGCTGCTGGCCTACATGCGCTCGGGCTCCCGTCAGGGCGCCCGCACCAGTCCGCGCACCTTGACCGCCTATCAGGTGGCGGCGCGCGACTACGTCCCCTGGGCGCAGGCAGGCGGCGTCTCGTTGCTGCGGCCCGGCCACCGCGACGGCGGCCGCTACCTGGCCCACCTGCAGGAACGGCCCAGCGCAGGGCGCGGCCGACGCGGGCCGCTGGCGCCCGCCACCATCGCGCAGTACGTCGCCGGTGCCCGCGCCCTGCACCGCGCCCTGACCTGGGCCGGGGCCAGCGACGCCAGTCCGTTTCTGACCACCAGCGCCCCGGCGGACCGCACCCCGGCCATCGAGCGGCGGCCGCCCTACCGGGATGAGCTCGAGCTGTTGCTCGGGGCGTGCGAACCCCGGCTCGCAGCGCTGCTGCTGCTGTGCGCGCACGGGGGCCTGCGCGCCGGCGAGGCGCTCGCGGTGCGCATCAGCGACCTCGAGGGGGGCCGACTGGTGGTGCGCGGCAAGGGTGGGAAACTGCGGCGCGTGCCGCTGAGCCGCCGGACCCGCGAGGCGCTGGCGGGCCTGGTCCCGGTCGACACGGACGGCCGCCTGTTCAGCTGGACCTACGCTCAGGCCGCGTACCGCATGCGCCAGGCCACGCGGGCCGCCGGGTGGCCTGGGTCCTGGCGGGGGTTTCATGCGGCGCGCAAATACGGCGGGACGCGGCTGTACGGGCGGGTCAAGGATTTCACGCGCGTGAGCCTGTTCCTGGGCCACGCCAGCGTGGATACGACGCGCCGCTACGTCGCGGTGGATCCGGACGACGTGGCCGCCGAGGTCGAGGATTTCTAG
- the arsB gene encoding arsenical efflux pump membrane protein ArsB, whose protein sequence is MILPLGVFALTLYLLVFRPRGLSVAAGALTGAALALLLGLVGWADVRAVWNDTWNATLTLVALIVLSLLLDAAGLFRFLALHLARRAAGHSGRLFALLVVFGALLAALFANDGAVLILTPIALSLCSVLGFSRAASLGLLFAVGFVADAASLPLVTSNLTNIISADLFGLPFARYAAVMGPVNLVGVAVSLGVLWLMFRHAWPARYDLAALPPPASALLAPRTCWTGAGLMAALLAGFFLAPGVGVPVSGVALLTAAVLLGVAALERRVALGPVLRGAPWDVVLFSLGMYLVVYALKNAGLTVWLAGLLGTFAAHGAAATVFGTGGMIAALSAVTNNLPAVLIGTLSIQEVGGVSPALRELMVYANIVAADIGPKLTPIGSLATLLWLGLLRQKGLEVSWGEYLRLGLMATPPVLLAALLALLWRLGG, encoded by the coding sequence GTGATCCTGCCCCTGGGCGTCTTCGCCCTGACGCTGTATCTGTTGGTCTTTCGTCCGCGTGGTCTGAGTGTCGCGGCGGGCGCATTGACTGGAGCTGCGCTGGCGCTGCTGCTGGGCCTGGTGGGCTGGGCTGACGTGCGTGCCGTCTGGAACGACACCTGGAACGCCACCCTGACCCTGGTGGCCCTGATCGTGCTGAGCCTGCTGCTGGACGCGGCGGGGCTGTTCCGTTTCCTGGCCCTGCATCTGGCGCGGCGGGCGGCCGGCCACAGCGGACGCCTGTTCGCGCTGCTGGTGGTGTTCGGGGCGCTGCTGGCGGCGCTGTTCGCCAACGACGGCGCGGTGCTGATCCTGACGCCCATCGCGCTGTCGCTGTGCAGCGTCCTGGGCTTCTCACGGGCGGCGTCCCTGGGGCTGCTGTTCGCGGTGGGCTTCGTGGCCGACGCAGCCAGCCTGCCGCTGGTCACGTCCAACCTCACCAACATCATCAGTGCCGATCTGTTCGGGCTGCCGTTCGCCCGTTACGCGGCCGTGATGGGGCCAGTCAACCTAGTGGGCGTGGCGGTCAGCCTGGGGGTCTTGTGGCTGATGTTCCGGCATGCCTGGCCCGCCCGCTACGATCTTGCGGCCCTGCCGCCGCCCGCCTCGGCGTTGCTGGCGCCGCGCACCTGCTGGACGGGCGCGGGCCTGATGGCGGCGCTGCTGGCCGGATTTTTCCTCGCACCTGGAGTGGGCGTGCCGGTCAGTGGGGTGGCGCTGCTGACCGCCGCCGTTTTGCTGGGCGTGGCCGCCCTGGAACGCCGGGTGGCGCTGGGGCCCGTGTTGCGCGGCGCCCCCTGGGACGTGGTGCTGTTCTCGCTGGGGATGTATCTGGTGGTCTACGCACTCAAGAACGCGGGATTGACGGTCTGGCTGGCCGGGTTGCTGGGGACGTTTGCGGCCCACGGCGCAGCGGCCACCGTTTTTGGCACAGGCGGCATGATCGCGGCGCTCTCGGCGGTGACCAACAACCTGCCCGCCGTATTGATCGGCACGCTGAGCATTCAGGAGGTGGGCGGCGTTTCGCCTGCCCTGCGTGAGCTGATGGTCTACGCCAACATCGTGGCCGCCGACATCGGCCCAAAATTGACGCCCATCGGCAGCCTGGCGACGCTGCTGTGGCTGGGCCTGCTGCGGCAGAAAGGACTCGAGGTGTCATGGGGCGAGTACCTGCGCCTGGGCCTGATGGCCACGCCGCCCGTGCTCCTCGCCGCGCTGCTGGCACTGCTGTGGCGGCTGGGCGGTTGA
- a CDS encoding sensor histidine kinase, which yields MNPAGLSLRGRLLGVLLGLLLAVLLPLGLYLNARIGSFAQEQASRALAGQLAVVARDQERSGAGGAVSGDGLLLLQYEVFSLALSSGTWGVIVTPRQTLFSDSGTHPRPPAGVVQNVLNIGAGQWNGLQLARAGDAVIGLAVRQEEVGALRGDVLRTYVLGAALASLLAAGIGAALLRVGLAPLRTMARRSAGLTAASLSERLPVPQARDEVQTLALTLNAMLARLEDAFARLEAAEERTRQFAADASHELRTPITSLSAGLELMEKVGDDPAARTRLLLSLRREARRAGRLVGDLLQLNRLEAGEPLRPEQIGLSALLGTLARTAADLAPQMTVRAEIEAAEGWADRARLEDALWNLIRNAVSASPPGSTIVLWSRREGGGVALGVRNPGEIPAELLSRLFDRFVRGPTSGEPPSGEGSGLGLAIVRATALAHGGDVLARNLPGGGVEVGLTLPAFSPRSALPPQAFSPRD from the coding sequence TTGAATCCCGCTGGCCTGAGCCTGCGCGGACGCTTGCTGGGCGTGCTGCTGGGGCTGTTGCTGGCGGTGCTGTTGCCGCTGGGCCTGTACCTGAACGCCCGCATCGGCAGCTTTGCCCAGGAGCAGGCGTCCCGCGCCCTGGCCGGACAACTGGCGGTGGTGGCGCGGGATCAGGAACGCAGCGGCGCAGGTGGCGCCGTCAGCGGTGACGGGCTGCTGCTGTTGCAGTACGAGGTCTTCAGCCTGGCGCTGTCCAGCGGCACCTGGGGCGTGATCGTCACGCCTCGGCAGACACTGTTTTCAGATAGCGGCACGCATCCCCGCCCGCCTGCCGGCGTTGTTCAGAATGTGCTGAACATCGGCGCGGGCCAGTGGAACGGCCTTCAGTTGGCCCGCGCGGGCGACGCAGTGATCGGTCTGGCCGTGCGTCAGGAGGAGGTTGGCGCCCTGCGCGGCGACGTGCTGCGAACCTACGTGCTGGGCGCGGCGCTGGCCTCCCTGCTGGCGGCGGGAATCGGCGCGGCCCTCTTGCGGGTGGGCCTGGCCCCGCTGCGGACGATGGCGCGGCGCAGTGCGGGCCTGACGGCGGCCTCGCTGTCCGAACGGCTGCCCGTACCGCAGGCCCGCGACGAGGTGCAGACGCTGGCCCTGACCCTGAATGCCATGCTGGCGCGGTTGGAAGACGCCTTCGCCCGGCTGGAAGCCGCCGAGGAGCGCACCCGCCAGTTCGCGGCGGACGCCAGCCATGAGCTGCGGACGCCCATCACTTCCCTGAGCGCCGGGCTGGAGCTGATGGAAAAGGTGGGCGACGATCCGGCGGCGCGCACGAGGCTCCTGCTGAGCCTGCGCCGCGAGGCCCGCCGCGCCGGGCGGCTGGTGGGCGATCTGTTGCAGCTCAACCGGCTGGAGGCAGGTGAACCGCTGCGGCCCGAACAGATTGGTCTGAGCGCCCTGCTGGGCACCCTGGCCCGCACGGCAGCGGACCTGGCCCCGCAGATGACGGTGCGCGCCGAAATTGAAGCCGCAGAGGGCTGGGCAGACCGCGCTCGCCTGGAAGACGCCCTGTGGAACCTGATCCGCAACGCGGTGAGCGCTTCACCCCCCGGCAGCACGATCGTGCTGTGGAGTAGGCGTGAGGGCGGGGGTGTCGCGCTGGGCGTCCGCAATCCGGGCGAGATCCCCGCTGAGCTGCTGTCGCGCCTGTTTGACCGGTTCGTGCGCGGCCCGACCTCTGGTGAGCCCCCTTCTGGCGAGGGCAGCGGCCTGGGCCTCGCCATCGTGCGGGCCACGGCCCTGGCGCACGGCGGCGACGTGCTGGCCCGAAATCTGCCCGGCGGGGGGGTGGAGGTGGGGCTGACCCTGCCCGCATTCAGCCCGCGTTCAGCTTTGCCCCCTCAGGCGTTCAGCCCGCGCGACTAG
- a CDS encoding response regulator transcription factor — protein sequence MAEPPLPPTSTVLIVEDDPAIGELLELGFGYEGFTAVRARSGGEALELFARIRPDVIILDLGLPGLDGSAVLRAVRERGETPVLVLTARDGVNDRIAHLQAGADDYLIKPFVFGELMARVRAVLRRSQPQVGAVLGFADLQFDVHLREARRAGRVLELSPRALDVLETFLRYPQRVLSKAALLDSVWGAGFMGDDNIVEVYVRQLRRALGRPELLHTVRGSGYVLRLREPEPA from the coding sequence ATGGCCGAACCGCCCCTGCCGCCCACGTCCACCGTGCTGATCGTGGAGGATGATCCGGCCATCGGCGAGCTGCTGGAGCTGGGCTTTGGCTACGAGGGCTTTACCGCCGTGCGCGCCCGTTCCGGCGGCGAGGCGCTTGAACTGTTCGCCCGCATCCGGCCCGACGTGATCATTCTGGATCTGGGGTTGCCGGGTCTGGATGGCAGCGCCGTGCTGCGCGCCGTGCGCGAACGCGGTGAGACGCCCGTGCTGGTGCTGACCGCCCGCGACGGCGTGAATGACCGGATCGCCCACCTTCAGGCCGGAGCCGACGATTACCTGATTAAACCCTTCGTGTTCGGCGAGCTGATGGCCCGCGTGCGGGCGGTGCTGCGCCGCTCACAGCCGCAGGTCGGCGCGGTGCTCGGCTTCGCCGATCTCCAGTTCGACGTTCACCTGCGCGAGGCGCGTCGGGCCGGGCGGGTGCTGGAACTCAGTCCACGGGCGCTGGACGTGCTGGAGACCTTTCTGCGCTACCCGCAGCGGGTGCTGTCCAAGGCGGCGCTGCTGGACAGCGTGTGGGGCGCTGGCTTCATGGGCGACGACAACATTGTGGAGGTCTACGTGCGCCAGCTGCGCCGCGCGCTGGGCCGTCCGGAGCTGCTGCACACTGTACGCGGCTCCGGGTATGTGTTGCGGCTGCGAGAGCCGGAGCCAGCTTGA
- a CDS encoding type II toxin-antitoxin system RelE/ParE family toxin — protein MDTLRGSKLAHLKELRLESVTRSEIRILFAFDPTRQVILLTAGDKAGRWKQWYGQHTPLAEQRYERWLAGDYDEEEI, from the coding sequence GTGGACACGCTACGCGGCTCCAAGCTGGCCCACCTCAAGGAGCTGCGGCTGGAATCGGTAACAAGAAGCGAGATCCGCATCCTGTTCGCGTTCGATCCCACGCGGCAGGTCATCCTGCTTACGGCCGGTGATAAGGCCGGTCGCTGGAAGCAGTGGTACGGCCAGCACACCCCTCTGGCTGAGCAGCGCTACGAACGCTGGCTGGCTGGAGATTACGACGAGGAGGAAATATGA
- a CDS encoding tyrosine-type recombinase/integrase: MPLSETARSALTRWLRLRRMSGNPVSPWVWPPLSGKRSGQQMQARSVGGMLDAARRAGLNVARVSPHKLRHTFTTALIESGRSLDGIRVLLGHDSIQTTTIYAHPSSTRVAAAAA, translated from the coding sequence GTGCCGCTGTCCGAGACTGCCAGAAGTGCCCTGACGCGCTGGCTGCGCCTGCGGCGGATGTCCGGCAACCCGGTCAGCCCGTGGGTGTGGCCTCCCCTCTCGGGCAAACGATCTGGCCAGCAGATGCAGGCGCGCAGCGTCGGGGGCATGCTCGACGCCGCCCGCCGCGCTGGCCTGAACGTGGCCAGGGTCAGCCCCCACAAACTCAGACACACTTTCACCACGGCGCTGATCGAGTCAGGCCGCTCACTGGACGGGATTCGGGTATTGCTGGGGCATGATTCGATTCAGACCACGACGATCTACGCGCATCCATCCAGTACGCGTGTCGCTGCCGCCGCTGCCTGA
- a CDS encoding sensor histidine kinase — MAIAALIAALVVGQTILSEGPAAWARMGVFVAVATAYVYVLMRLDDMDGTSELFRWLILGCLLTSAAALITLNSALGFTVSVCTMLFLGACMSLKWHQRVTLPLVAANVWLLQSMSATPPTLLQALSDGIGLLVMAMFGFILRRTTRLGQDLGRANRQLEQHAQQAEELATLRERARLARELHDTLGHALTTITVQLDAAERLLEKNPARAQLLVERSRDLSRGATVELRASLAQLRQDERIPLAEELRALSAQGGGEGSAVQVAVADLRLAPQQEHALARVAREALHNAHRHAHARQIQVVLETQGEAAVLRVEDDGTGFDPSSVPPGHYGLSGMQERLLLLGGRLDVRSRPGEGTTVTATLPLRLSSTPEVHPR; from the coding sequence GTGGCGATCGCTGCCCTGATCGCCGCGCTCGTCGTCGGGCAAACTATTCTGAGTGAGGGGCCGGCTGCCTGGGCGCGCATGGGCGTGTTCGTCGCGGTCGCCACGGCGTATGTGTACGTCCTGATGCGGCTCGACGACATGGACGGGACGTCCGAGCTGTTCCGCTGGCTCATCCTCGGCTGCCTGCTCACCAGCGCCGCGGCCCTCATCACGCTCAACTCCGCGTTGGGGTTCACCGTCTCGGTCTGTACCATGCTGTTTCTCGGCGCGTGTATGTCACTGAAGTGGCACCAGCGGGTCACGCTGCCGCTGGTGGCCGCCAACGTCTGGCTGCTGCAGAGCATGTCTGCCACGCCGCCCACGCTTCTCCAGGCGCTGAGCGACGGCATCGGCCTGCTGGTGATGGCGATGTTCGGCTTCATTCTGCGCCGCACCACCCGGCTCGGACAGGACCTCGGGCGCGCCAACCGGCAGCTTGAGCAGCACGCGCAGCAGGCCGAGGAACTCGCCACCCTGCGCGAGCGTGCCCGTCTGGCGCGGGAACTGCACGACACCCTGGGACACGCCCTCACCACCATCACCGTGCAACTCGACGCGGCGGAACGGCTGCTGGAGAAGAACCCGGCCAGGGCCCAGCTGCTGGTGGAGCGCTCGCGAGACCTGTCACGCGGCGCCACCGTGGAGCTGCGCGCGAGCCTCGCCCAGTTGCGTCAGGACGAGCGCATCCCGCTGGCCGAGGAACTCCGCGCGCTCTCGGCTCAGGGAGGCGGCGAGGGTTCGGCGGTCCAGGTGGCCGTCGCTGACCTGCGGCTCGCCCCTCAGCAGGAGCACGCGCTGGCCCGCGTGGCGCGCGAAGCGCTGCACAACGCCCACCGTCACGCGCACGCCCGGCAGATTCAAGTCGTCCTGGAAACGCAGGGAGAGGCCGCCGTGCTGCGGGTGGAGGACGATGGCACCGGCTTTGACCCCAGCAGCGTGCCGCCCGGTCATTACGGCCTCAGCGGCATGCAGGAGCGGCTGCTGCTGCTGGGAGGCCGCCTGGACGTGCGCTCGCGGCCCGGCGAGGGCACCACCGTGACGGCCACGCTTCCTCTGCGCCTTTCATCCACTCCGGAGGTCCACCCCAGATGA
- a CDS encoding response regulator, with protein sequence MSITLTLIDDQPLMRFGLRSLFETDDAFEVVGEAGNGADGVRLVQDLKPDVVLMDVQMPELDGVKATARIRELGLPSRVLILTTFDTEGYVLDGIRAGASGYLLKDVRPQELFDVVRRVAAGEVFIQPSVASKYLHLLTTRQLETEHLSPREEDVLRLLARGLSNKLIARELDISESTVKNHVKNILAKMQVRNRTEAALNARKWVRE encoded by the coding sequence ATGAGCATTACCCTCACCCTGATCGACGACCAGCCGCTGATGCGCTTTGGCCTGCGCTCCCTTTTCGAGACCGACGACGCCTTCGAGGTCGTGGGCGAGGCGGGCAACGGCGCCGACGGCGTGCGGCTGGTGCAGGACCTCAAGCCCGACGTGGTGTTGATGGACGTGCAGATGCCGGAACTCGACGGCGTGAAAGCCACCGCCCGGATCCGGGAACTCGGTCTGCCGTCGCGGGTCCTGATCCTGACCACCTTCGACACCGAGGGCTATGTGCTCGACGGTATCCGGGCGGGGGCCAGCGGGTACCTGCTCAAGGACGTGCGGCCACAGGAGCTGTTCGACGTGGTGCGGCGGGTGGCGGCGGGGGAGGTGTTCATCCAGCCGAGCGTGGCGAGCAAATACCTGCATCTGCTGACCACCCGGCAACTCGAGACCGAGCATCTCAGCCCGCGCGAGGAGGACGTGCTGCGCCTGCTGGCGCGTGGCCTGAGCAACAAGCTGATCGCGCGGGAGCTGGACATCAGCGAGAGCACCGTGAAGAACCACGTCAAGAACATCCTGGCGAAGATGCAGGTCAGAAACCGCACCGAGGCGGCCCTCAACGCCCGCAAGTGGGTCCGGGAGTGA